Sequence from the Collinsella aerofaciens ATCC 25986 genome:
TTTCCCTTTGCCAATTCTTTCTTCAGCAGCTCATCCGTTCCCGTTTTACGGAGCTGGTCTATAAGGAAAAAAGAATTTCCGCCGGTAAAATAGATCACATCCGCATCTTCAAAAAGAGACTGTATCGTTGAATAAGCCTCCGTTGAAATATCAATTTCAGTTACGATTGCTCCCAACTTTTTGAATAATTTTCGAGCCGAGCCGACATAACCGGTGTAGCCTTCACGCAGCGAAGCTGTTGGAATAAATGCGACTTTTTTATTTTCAATTTCTTCCTTTATCAGACTTCCTACACTTGAAAAGTGCGAACATAAAAACATTTCCATCAATATTCTCCTTAGTATATAAATTCTTATTTGTTGAACTAAGCCGTGTATACCATACTCACCAATGAAAGAACGCCCTGATATAGCGTAATTTGCTGTTTTCCTGCGTACGTGCGTACACACTCCACAGGAATTCTAAGGGCCC
This genomic interval carries:
- a CDS encoding Type 1 glutamine amidotransferase-like domain-containing protein, whose product is MEMFLCSHFSSVGSLIKEEIENKKVAFIPTASLREGYTGYVGSARKLFKKLGAIVTEIDISTEAYSTIQSLFEDADVIYFTGGNSFFLIDQLRKTGTDELLKKELAKGKLMIGESAGAIVCAPSIQYIEQMDEKPEDYSQEDDAGLNLIEFYVLPHFLTAPFKKVTEKIITEFSDLNLCPINNRQGIVIDGEGSKVICKD